The Ovis aries strain OAR_USU_Benz2616 breed Rambouillet chromosome 11, ARS-UI_Ramb_v3.0, whole genome shotgun sequence genome window below encodes:
- the LOC101105265 gene encoding testis-expressed protein 19.2-like isoform X1 — protein MCPPVSKRYVAEGLSYLYVSWLYQLQHGSQIKLCFACFKVAFLDFKRMLESEDWEDEDWDSELMDDSEVWSEQGSSPGMGPSWGQGQGQPAQGGAVGWGSGTLASGPVESEDVGLHNHTVPTELQPQDAVPLGLGAEDADWTQDLPWRLEGLPTCSHWPSPLPPWRGFFKVDLPLGEPMVLELGTTQNTDPAETKAWLLDLQVLSLVSCCDVIYLQKMKPRRAWRTPGQCWKLLLEPDEWWVVRLQDVPQMQDLHHWKLSILESSSLEQNVDLLPADSVLLKRGLTILSFSPWAMREAAEGDSASRPQSSTQGGDSSTSGPRMPGENLAAVGALALGELPHFQPLNPGSQN, from the coding sequence ATGTGCCCTCCAGTCAGCAAGCGGTATGTGGCGGAGGGCCTGTCCTACCTCTATGTGTCCTGGTTGTACCAGCTTCAACATGGCAGCCAGATAAAGCTCTGCTTCGCTTGTTTCAAGGTTGCCTTTCTGGACTTTAAACGGATGCTGGAGTCAGAAGACTGGGAAGATGAAGACTGGGACTCTGAGCTGATGGACGATTCCGAGGTGTGGTCTGAGCAGGGGTCATCCCCGGGGATGGGGCCAAGCTGGGGGCAGGGCCAAGGGCAGCCTGCACAGGGCGGGGCTGTGGGCTGGGGGTCAGGCACCCTGGCATCAGGCCCTGTGGAGTCAGAAGATGTGGGCTTGCACAATCACACTGTGCCCACCGAGCTGCAGCCTCAGGATGCGGTACCTTTGGGCCTGGGTGCTGAAGATGCTGACTGGACCCAGGACCTTCCCTGGAGACTTGAGGGACTCCCTACCTGCTCCCACTGGCCAAGCCCCCTTCCTCCATGGCGGGGGTTTTTCAAAGTGGACCTGCCCCTGGGGGAGCCCATGGTCCTGGAGCTGGGCACCACCCAAAACACGGACCCTGCTGAGACTAAGGCCTGGTTACTGGACCTGCAGGTCCTCTCCCTGGTGAGCTGCTGTGATGTCATCTACCTCCAGAAGATGAAGCCAAGAAGGGCCTGGAGGACCCCAGGCCAGTGTTGGAAACTGCTGCTGGAGCCTGATGAGTGGTGGGTGGTGAGACTCCAAGATGTACCCCAGATGCAAGACCTGCACCACTGGAAGCTAAGCATTCTGGAATCCTCGTCTTTGGAGCAGAATGTAGATCTTTTACCTGCGGACTCGGTCCTGCTTAAGAGGGGACTCACCATCCTCTCTTTTTCACCCTGGGCCATGAGGGAGGCAGCGGAGGGGGACTCAGCCTCTAGGCCACAGTCCTCCACCCAAGGAGGGGATTCCAGCACCAGTGGGCCCAGAATGCCTGGGGAGAACCTGGCTGCTGTGGGAGCCTTGGCCCTGGGAGAGCTGCCACATTTCCAGCCCCTCAACCCAGGGTCCCAGAACTGA
- the LOC101105265 gene encoding testis-expressed protein 19.2-like isoform X2, giving the protein MLESEDWEDEDWDSELMDDSEVWSEQGSSPGMGPSWGQGQGQPAQGGAVGWGSGTLASGPVESEDVGLHNHTVPTELQPQDAVPLGLGAEDADWTQDLPWRLEGLPTCSHWPSPLPPWRGFFKVDLPLGEPMVLELGTTQNTDPAETKAWLLDLQVLSLVSCCDVIYLQKMKPRRAWRTPGQCWKLLLEPDEWWVVRLQDVPQMQDLHHWKLSILESSSLEQNVDLLPADSVLLKRGLTILSFSPWAMREAAEGDSASRPQSSTQGGDSSTSGPRMPGENLAAVGALALGELPHFQPLNPGSQN; this is encoded by the coding sequence ATGCTGGAGTCAGAAGACTGGGAAGATGAAGACTGGGACTCTGAGCTGATGGACGATTCCGAGGTGTGGTCTGAGCAGGGGTCATCCCCGGGGATGGGGCCAAGCTGGGGGCAGGGCCAAGGGCAGCCTGCACAGGGCGGGGCTGTGGGCTGGGGGTCAGGCACCCTGGCATCAGGCCCTGTGGAGTCAGAAGATGTGGGCTTGCACAATCACACTGTGCCCACCGAGCTGCAGCCTCAGGATGCGGTACCTTTGGGCCTGGGTGCTGAAGATGCTGACTGGACCCAGGACCTTCCCTGGAGACTTGAGGGACTCCCTACCTGCTCCCACTGGCCAAGCCCCCTTCCTCCATGGCGGGGGTTTTTCAAAGTGGACCTGCCCCTGGGGGAGCCCATGGTCCTGGAGCTGGGCACCACCCAAAACACGGACCCTGCTGAGACTAAGGCCTGGTTACTGGACCTGCAGGTCCTCTCCCTGGTGAGCTGCTGTGATGTCATCTACCTCCAGAAGATGAAGCCAAGAAGGGCCTGGAGGACCCCAGGCCAGTGTTGGAAACTGCTGCTGGAGCCTGATGAGTGGTGGGTGGTGAGACTCCAAGATGTACCCCAGATGCAAGACCTGCACCACTGGAAGCTAAGCATTCTGGAATCCTCGTCTTTGGAGCAGAATGTAGATCTTTTACCTGCGGACTCGGTCCTGCTTAAGAGGGGACTCACCATCCTCTCTTTTTCACCCTGGGCCATGAGGGAGGCAGCGGAGGGGGACTCAGCCTCTAGGCCACAGTCCTCCACCCAAGGAGGGGATTCCAGCACCAGTGGGCCCAGAATGCCTGGGGAGAACCTGGCTGCTGTGGGAGCCTTGGCCCTGGGAGAGCTGCCACATTTCCAGCCCCTCAACCCAGGGTCCCAGAACTGA